A single window of Carettochelys insculpta isolate YL-2023 chromosome 13, ASM3395843v1, whole genome shotgun sequence DNA harbors:
- the LOC142020083 gene encoding 40-kDa huntingtin-associated protein-like: MAAAAGGSGSGSGSGPAGGGLAAGGPGWDGDFLARYRLVSAKLRKRFLRKPNVSEAAEQFAALARELRAQESLPYAAWCQLAVARCAQSLFHGPGEAQALTEAARLFLRQERDGRQRLGLSGGFAEHLQAAQSCFAFAARLHLELGQPALAAGLCLELGAALRDMEQPGQAAPHFQRAAELLAAAQLPLEALRCLGELASCLLLGRDYEGALAVLTQAQLLAQAGPSPPSGAFLEVLVRCEVSRVLLLLLLQPPLSKLLPEHAQTLEKYCWEAFESGPGAGQLPPAGYLPPGLFLLLQSAVMAWQEKDLEALKVLQAELWPLLSPEQNHLLHLVLQEMISPSGQGS, from the coding sequence atggcggcggcggcgggcggctcgggctcgggctcgggctcgggcccGGCCGGCGGGGGGCTGGCGGCGGGCGGCCCCGGCTGGGACGGGGACTTCCTGGCGCGCTACCGGCTGGTGTCGGCCAAGCTGCGGAAGCGCTTCCTGCGCAAGCCCAACGTGTCGGAGGCGGCGGAGCAGTTCGCGGCGCTGGCCCGCGAGCTGCGCGCGCAGGAGAGTCTCCCCTACGCCGCCTGGTGCCAGCTGGCCGTGGCGCGCTGCGCCCAGAGCCTCTTCCACGGGCCCGGCGAGGCGCAGGCCCTGACCGAGGCCGCGCGCCTCTTCCTGCGCCAGGAGCGCGACGGGCGGCAGCGGCTGGGCCTGAGCGGCGGCTTCGCCGAGCACCTGCAGGCGGCGCAGAGCTGCTTCGCCTTCGCCGCCCGCCTGCACCTGGAGCTGGGGCAGCCGGCGCTGGCGGCCGGGCTCTGCCTGGAGCTGGGCGCGGCGCTGCGGGACATGGAGCAGCCCGGCCAGGCCGCCCCCCACTTCCAGCGCGCCGCCGAGCTGCTGGCGGCCgcccagctgcccctggaggCGCTGCGCTGCCTGGGCGAGCTGGCCTCCTGCCTGCTGCTCGGCCGCGACTACGAAGGGGCCCTGGCCGTGCTGACCCAGGCGCAGCTCCTGGCGCAGGCCGGGCCCAGCCCGCCCAGCGGCGCCTTCCTGGAGGTGCTGGTGCGCTGCGAGGTGTCGcgggtgttgctgctgctgctgctgcagccgccgctcTCCAAGCTGCTGCCCGAGCACGCCCAGACCCTGGAAAAGTACTGCTGGGAGGCCTTCGAGAGCGGGCCGGGGGccggccagctgcccccagcagggtacCTGCCCCCGGGCCTTTTCCTCCTGCTGCAGTCTGCTGTCATGGCCTGGCAGGAGAAGGACCTGGAGGCGCTCAAGGTGCTGCAGGctgagctctggccactgctcagcccagagcagaaCCACCTGCTCCACCTAGTGCTGCAAGAGATGATCAGCCCCTCTGGGCAGGGGTCCTGA
- the LOC142020326 gene encoding putative G-protein coupled receptor 34, which produces MGTWSTSVPAPEFTQPQSNSSSCEIQDGFLAATLPAMYSLIFISSLLSNTLALWVFWHHTQPNTSITVYMKNLAVSDLLLSLCLPFRTAYQNQSGPLVLCTMVGAFFYLNMYVSILFLSLISLDRYLKIIWPLQQFKIHTLPCSTAAARVVWLACAIGTLPFFFERREEVPCANKCFHFRSKRPLGAALNMVVVAAFFLHLLLFLYFYGKISATLHKAPLGKVQQQSQRTRSKAITNILVVLIIFTVCFAPYHSVRVPYILAQVDVISSTQWKQALHLANELVLCISALNSCLDPVIFFFLSSSFRKAVLCTIQGKLKRALLRNQGAPHHSKSITELGLD; this is translated from the coding sequence ATGGGCACCTGGAGCACTTCCGTTCCTGCCCCCGAGTTCACACAGCCGCAGTCAAACAGCTCCAGTTGTGAGATCCAAGATGGCTTCCTTGCAGCGACCCTCCCTGCGATGTACTCCCTCATCTTCATCAGCAGCCTGCTCAGCAACACGCTGGCCCTCTGGGTGTTCTGGCACCACACGCAGCCCAACACCTCCATCACCGTGTACATGAAGAACCTGGCTGTGTCAgatctcctgctctccctctgcctgcccttCCGCACAGCCTACCAAAACCAGAGCGGCCCCTTGGTCCTCTGCACCATGGTTGGTGCCTTCTTCTACCTCAACATGTACGTCAGTATCCTATTCCTCAGCCTGATTAGCCTGGACCGCTACCTGAAGATCATTTGGCCCCTCCAGCAGTTTAAAATCCACACCTTGCCTTGCAGCACAGCTGCCGCCAGGGTGgtttggctggcctgtgccattGGCACGCTGCCTTTCTTTTTCGAGAGGAGAGAAGAAGTGCCTTGTGCCAACAAGTGCTTCCACTTCAGGAGCAAACGCCCGCTGGGGGCAGCCCTCAACATGGTCGTTGTGGCCGCCTTCTTCCTtcacctgctcctcttcctctaTTTCTACGGCAAGATATCAGCCACGCTCCACAAAGCACCCTTGGGGAAAGTGCAGCAGCAGAGTCAAAGGACGAGGAGCAAGGCCATCACAAACATCTTAGTGGTCCTGATCATCTTCACCGTGTGCTTCGCCCCCTATCACTCCGTCCGTGTGCCGTACATCCTGGCCCAGGTGGATGTCATCTCCAGCACACAGTGGAAGCAGGCGCTCCATCTGGCCAATGAGCTCGTTCTCTGCATCTCAGCGCTCAACAGCTGCCTGGACCCCGTGATTTTCTTCTTCTTGTCCAGCAGCTTCCGGAAAGCTGTGCTATGCACCATCCAAGGCAAGCTGAAGAGAGCTCTTCTGAGGAACCAGGGGGCCCCACACCACAGTAAATCCATCACAGAACTAGGGCTGGATTAA